A single genomic interval of Chrysemys picta bellii isolate R12L10 chromosome 8, ASM1138683v2, whole genome shotgun sequence harbors:
- the LDLRAD1 gene encoding low-density lipoprotein receptor class A domain-containing protein 1, protein MNRTHPQRSFGGISFDSTKSSSEERDRCQECSACLSCTRRCLCISIIALLALGVVGAVIGFAVTFGLPPPTPVNRFCVTSGNQTGFLCDDRVTCLSASQICNRIRECVNGEDEQEKLCNDLPSNLPGYLIFRCSNPVYWIYADKKCNGANDCGDCSDEKGTLASCPPCGTQWWSCTPVFFEYCTCIPRALCGDRIQHCSDWSDEYACNR, encoded by the exons ATGAACAGAACTCATCCTCAG AGAAGTTTTGGTGGAATCTCATTTGACTCAACAAAGTCCTCCTCTGAAGAAAGAG ATCGCTGCCAGGAATGCAGTGCATGTTTAAGTTGTACTCGAAGATGCCTCTGTATCTCCATTATTGCACTGCTTGCACTCGGCGTCGTAGGTGCTGTCATTGGTTTTGCCGTCACATTTGGACTCCCGCCACCCACTCCTG TGAACCGCTTCTGTGTGACTTCAGGTAATCAGACTGGCTTTTTGTGTGATGACAGAGTGACTTGCCTTTCAGCCAGTCAGATCTGCAACAGAATCAGAGAGTGTGTTAATGGAGAGGATGAGCAGGAGAAATTATgta ATGATTTGCCCAGTAACCTGCCAGGATACTTGATCTTCCGCTGCAGCAACCCTGTGTACTGGATCTATGCTGATAAGAAGTGTAATGGCGCGAATGACTGTGGAGACTGTTCTGATGAAAAGGGGACCT TGGCTAGCTGCCCTCCTTGTGGGACTCAGTGGTGGAGCTGCACACCGGTGTTTTTTGAGTATTGCACCTGCATTCCCAGGGCCCTCTGTGGAGACAGAATCCAGCACTGCTCAGACTGGTCTGATGAGTATGCCTGCAATAGATGA